Part of the Niallia alba genome is shown below.
TTGAAAGTACAGCGACTTGGCAGAGGCGGTGTTCATCACGTAGCTTTACGGGCGGACAATGAAGACGAACTCTATCAATGGATTGAAAAAATAAATGATGCACGTTTTCAAAATTCAGGTTTTGTAGATCGTTTTTATTTTAAGTCTCTTTATTTCAGAGAACCAAATGGTATCTTATTTGAAATTGCAACAGATGGACCTGGTTTTGCGACAGATGAAGAACTGGAACATCTAGGTGAATCTCTAGCACTACCACCATTTTTAGAGCCAAAAAGGGCAGATATTGAATCCATATTAGAACCATTAGATACAAATAAAAAACCATACTAATTATTAGTAGTATGAAAAGCTTCGAAAACAATATAGAGAAAAAGAAAAAAACGAAAAATGTATGCTACAATAATGGAAGGATCAATTGTTGCAATTGCTAGGGGGAAAAGAAAAATGAAATGTGTATCCATTGATTTAGACGGAACTTTATTGGATGACCATCATCAAATATCAGAAGCAAATAGAAACGTTATTCGAAAACTTAAGCAACATCATATAGATGTTATTTTAAATACAGGACGACAATACGCAGATGTTATAAAAGTAAGAGGAGTGAAGGAATTAGAGCTACCGATTTTTTGCTTAAATGGCAGTATGATGTATGATGAAACAGGAAAACTTCTTTATGAAACGGAAATCTCACTTGATTTGTATCAAACCTTACTACAAACACTACAAAAACTTGAAGTTGGTGTTCTTGTTTATACGAACCAAGGCGGTTTTCCTGGTACTCTTCCTCTGTTAAGAGGAAAGTCTTGGGATGAGATTCAAGCGCTGTTTGATCAGCAAGATTATGAGGCTATTTTACACTTAAAAGATCTCAAAATATATAAATTAGTAGCTGTTGTTGATGAAACACAATTAGAAAAAATTGATAAAGTAAAAGAAGTATTAAGAAAACAGGAGACTATTTCGTTTTCATCCTCCTTTCCAAATAACTGTGAAATCACCTCAAGTGAAGCACAAAAGGGAAAAGCAATTCGTCGCTATGAAAACCTTCGAAATCTTACCTTTAATGAGGTTTATTCCTTTGGAGATGGAGGGAATGATATAACACAATTTGAAGTTTCTACAAGATCATTTGCCATGGAAAATGCACCTGAGGAAATCAAAAAAAGAGCAAGTGATATTACAAAAAGTAATAATGATGATGGGGTTGCATACGCCATTGAAGAGATTCTGAAATTAGTGTAACCATCATATATTTAAACTAGTTAGAAGCCAGATTCGAAAAAGATAACATCTGGCTTTTTCGCTGCGAAAATGAACCAAAGAATAGGAGTCGAATACATTTTGAAGAAAATTGTGTTTACAGGTGGGGGCTCAGCAGGCCACGTTACGCCTAATATTGCCATTATTAATGAGTTAAACAAGCAAGATTGGGATATAGCTTATATCGGTAGTAAAGCAGGAATCGAAAAGGATTTAATCGAAAAAATTGATATACCCTATCATCCCATTTCTAGTGGAAAGTTAAGAAGATATATATCTAAAGAGAATATTAAAGATATTTTTAAAGTAATAAAAGGCTGTTATGACGCTAGAAAAGTACTGAAAAAAATTAAACCAAATGTTGTTTTTTCAAAAGGTGGATTTGTATCCGTACCAGTTGTTATCGCAGCCCGCCAACTTAAGATTCCCGTTATACTCCATGAAAGTGATTTAACACCTGGGTTGGCAAATAAATTATCGGTGCGATTTGCATCGAAAATATTCACCTCTTTTGAAGAGACTTTACGCTATTTACCAAAAGAAAAAAGCAAAGCAATCGGGTCTCCGATTCGCAAAGAAATTCTCACTGGTTCTGTATCAAAAGGGAGACTCGCTCTTGGATTTACAAGTCAGAAACCGATCCTTACCATTATGGGAGGAAGTCTAGGAGCAAAGAAAATAAATGAAGTGGTTCGTGATAATTTAGAAACACTATTACAAACGTATCAAATCGTTCATCTATGTGGCAAAGGAAATCTTTCAGAAAAGCATACTGGGATAAAAGGCTATCAACAATTTGAGTATGTTTATGAAGAATTAGCTGATATTTTAGCTGCTACAGAAGTGGTCGTTACAAGAGGTGGATCAAACTCGATTTTTGAATTTCTTGCATTAAAAATACCGATGCTTATTATTCCATTAACAAAACAGCAAAGTAGAGGCGATCAAATATTAAATGGGAAAGTCTTTACGGAAAATGGCTACTCCTATATGATAGAAGAGGAAGCTTTAACGAAAGACCATTTCCTTAACACCTTAAAACAAATTCAAGAAAACAAGCAAGTAATGATTGAAAAAATGGAAAAGAACAAAAGCCAAGATGCCTTAGAGGAAATTATAAAAGAATTAAATCGCTATTAATATATGCATATGCCAGGCTACAAGTAGAGTTTGCATGTTCGTCTCTGCTTGTAGTCTTTTCATTTTGCAAAGAAGATTTCAACTGATAATTTCAGTAGAAAAAGCCAAAATAAGAAAATAGAAATCGTATATACGAAGGGAAAGTAGGTATAACAATGCAATCATTTACAGACATCGGATTGTCTCCATCAACCATTGAAAAGCTCAAAAAACAAGGAATTAAACATCCAACCCCTATTCAAACAAAGGTGATTCCACCACTCCTTAAAGGTGGAGATTTAATTGCGCAAGCACAAACAGGAACAGGAAAGACATTTGCTTTTGTACTACCGATACTAGAAAAAATGGATGCCGATGCAAACCACGTTCAAACGCTAATTTTAACGCCAACTAGAGAACTTGCTATTCAAATAACAGATGAAATCATGAAAATGAAACAAGAGACAGTAAAGGTTCTAGCTGTTTACGGAGGACAAGACGTGGACAAGCAATTGAAAGTCTTACAGAAAGACGTATCAATTGTTGTAGCTACACCAGGTAGATTAATTGATCATATAAAACGAGGAACGATTGATCTAAGTAAAATCTCCCATTTTGTACTAGATGAAGCAGACCAAATGCTTCATATTGGATTTTTAGATGAGATTAGCTATATTATGAGACATATCCCTACATCAAGACAAACGATGTTATTTTCTGCAACCATTTCAAAGGACGTTGAAAAGCTTGCGAAGAAATATACGAAAAATGCGGA
Proteins encoded:
- a CDS encoding HAD family hydrolase; amino-acid sequence: MKCVSIDLDGTLLDDHHQISEANRNVIRKLKQHHIDVILNTGRQYADVIKVRGVKELELPIFCLNGSMMYDETGKLLYETEISLDLYQTLLQTLQKLEVGVLVYTNQGGFPGTLPLLRGKSWDEIQALFDQQDYEAILHLKDLKIYKLVAVVDETQLEKIDKVKEVLRKQETISFSSSFPNNCEITSSEAQKGKAIRRYENLRNLTFNEVYSFGDGGNDITQFEVSTRSFAMENAPEEIKKRASDITKSNNDDGVAYAIEEILKLV
- a CDS encoding undecaprenyldiphospho-muramoylpentapeptide beta-N-acetylglucosaminyltransferase, with the protein product MKKIVFTGGGSAGHVTPNIAIINELNKQDWDIAYIGSKAGIEKDLIEKIDIPYHPISSGKLRRYISKENIKDIFKVIKGCYDARKVLKKIKPNVVFSKGGFVSVPVVIAARQLKIPVILHESDLTPGLANKLSVRFASKIFTSFEETLRYLPKEKSKAIGSPIRKEILTGSVSKGRLALGFTSQKPILTIMGGSLGAKKINEVVRDNLETLLQTYQIVHLCGKGNLSEKHTGIKGYQQFEYVYEELADILAATEVVVTRGGSNSIFEFLALKIPMLIIPLTKQQSRGDQILNGKVFTENGYSYMIEEEALTKDHFLNTLKQIQENKQVMIEKMEKNKSQDALEEIIKELNRY